A single Nomia melanderi isolate GNS246 chromosome 13, iyNomMela1, whole genome shotgun sequence DNA region contains:
- the LOC116424035 gene encoding ABC transporter G family member 23 has product METTSTPPPVSTASIELKTRRAQFQTQASTLDTRRKQAVCVRRAYKKYGPKSNPNVILDGLNMTVPKGTIYGLLGASGCGKTTLLSCIVGRRRLNAGEIWVLGGRPGSKGSGVPGPRVGYMPQEIALYGEFTIRETCIYFGWCAGMTTHQVDEKLEFLIKFLQLPTENRMVKNLSGGQQRRVSFAAALVADPELLILDEPTVGVDPVLRQNIWDHLVHITKDGNKTIIITTHYIEETRQAGIIGLMRGGKFLAEESPTKLLEMHNVETLEEVFLKLSKRQNMGLRRRSSILSSVTGVPPEVDVDDEMSGEFGDNVSVSSRRKSIAPPNDANVPELPPEEKSSKKSMVLDPKHMKALIWKNFLWMWRNVGIMMFIIGLPVVQITLFCLSIGKDPRYLNVAIVNKELNSSMDPCTPTVGCDWSRLSCRYLEYLENRTIVFQHYDTNEEGEEAVRRGKAWAFIYFPANYSESLEARWELGKDADFWSIESSNMFITMDMSNQQISQLLQRDMYYAFQNFSRDVTVACNYSRKLTSIPVNFETPIYGPQEPNFTDFAAPGIILTIIFFLSVALTSGAMLLERNEGLLERSLVSGLTGSEILFSQVITQFVVMVGQTVMVIIVAFAFFNITCEGNIGWVSVLTIMTGLCGMCFGFVIAYVCKNETSATYMAMGSFLPIVMLCGIIWPIQGMHVVLRYISFILPLTLSTESMRSMLARGWPISNSTVYIGFISTLIWICIFMTLSILLIKFKKG; this is encoded by the exons ATGGAGACCACAAGCACTCCGCCGCCGGTATCAACGGCTTCCATAGAACTTAAAACAAGAAGAGCGCAATTTCAGACGCAAGCATCAACTTTGGATACTAGAAGAAAACAAGCGGTGTGCGTCAGGAGAGCTTACAAAAAATACGGTCCGAAAAGTAACCCCAATGTTATTCTAGATGGGCTGAACATGACTGTGCCGAAGGGCACAAt ATACGGCCTACTCGGCGCAAGTGGCTGCGGAAAAACCACGTTGCTCTCGTGCATAGTCGGTCGAAGACGTTTGAACGCTGGCGAGATCTGGGTATTAGGTGGCAGACCAGGATCTAAAGGATCAGGTGTTCCTGGTCCACGCGTTGGCTACATGCCACAGGAGATTGCGCTGTACGGAGAGTTCACCATTCGGGAGACTTGCATTTACTTCGGTTGGTGCGCTGGCATGACGACCCACCAAGTCGACGAAAAGCTGGAATTTCTAATTAAA TTCTTGCAGCTGCCGACAGAAAATCGGATGGTGAAGAACCTGTCCGGTGGTCAGCAGAGGAGGGTGTCCTTCGCGGCTGCCCTTGTCGCTGAtccagaattattaattctggACGAGCCGACCGTAGGCGTGGATCCTGTTCTCCGTCAGAACATCTGGGACCACTTGGTGCATATCACGAAGGACGGCAACAAGACAATTATAATCACCACACACTACATCGAAGAAACGAGGCAAGCCGGTATAATCGGACTGATGAGGGGCGGCAAGTTCTTGGCGGAGGAGTCGCCGACGAAATTGCTGGAGATGCACAATGTAGAGACTCTCGAGGAGGTGTTCCTCAAACTCAGCAAGAGACAGAACATGGGTCTTCGAAGAAGAAGCAGCATCCTGAGCAGCGTCACCGGCGTACCTCCGGAAGTT GACGTCGATGACGAGATGAGTGGCGAGTTCGGCGACAACGTCAGTGTCTCCAGTCGAAGGAAAAGCATTGCTCCCCCTAACGACgctaat GTGCCAGAATTGCCACCGGAAGAGAAAAGCTCGAAGAAATCAATGGTGCTCGATCCCAAGCATATGAAGGCTCTTATATGGAAGAACTTCCTGTGGATGTGGCGTAACGTAGG AATAATGATGTTCATCATAGGTCTACCAGTCGTCCAAATTACCTTGTTCTGCCTTTCGATCGGCAAAGACCCACGGTATTTGAATGTAGCGATAGTTAATAAGGAATTGAATAGCAGTATGGATCCCTGTACACCAACAGTTGGCTGTGACTGGTCAAGATTAAGTTGCCGGTACCTCGAGTACCTTGAAAATCGAACGATAGTGTTTCAACATTATGATACGAACGAAGAAGGGGAGGAGGCAGTGAGACGAGGCAAGGCCTGGGCCTTCATATATTTCCCTGCGAATTACAGTGAGTCGCTTGAAGCAAGATGGGAACTGGGTAAAGATGCCGATTTCTGGAGCATCGAGTCGTCCAATATGTTCATCACCATGGACATGTCCA ATCAGCAGATCAGCCAACTTCTTCAAAGAGATATGTACTACGCCTTTCAGAATTTCTCGCGGGATGTGACAGTGGCTTGTAATTACAGCCGGAAATTAACAAGTATTCCTGTGAAC TTCGAAACGCCTATTTATGGTCCTCAGGAGCCTAACTTTACGGACTTTGCAGCACCTGGAATTATCTTAAC AATCATCTTCTTCCTGTCCGTCGCTCTAACTTCGGGCGCCATGTTGCTGGAAAGGAACGAAGGTCTCCTAGAGAGATCTTTAGTTTCTG GTCTGACAGGATCAGAAATACTTTTCAGCCAAGTGATAACGCAGTTCGTGGTGATGGTAGGGCAAACAGTTATGGTTATCATAGTTGCCTTTGCATTCTTCAATATTACCTGCGAAGGTAACATAGGGTGGGTCAGTGTTCTGACTATCATGACTGGATTGTGTGGAATGTGTTTCG GATTCGTCATTGCTTATGTCTGCAAAAACGAAACAAGTGCAACGTATATGGCGATGGGTTCTTTCCTTCCTATCGTGATGCTGTGTGGTATAATTTGGCCCATCCAAGGAATGCATGTTGTATTGAGGTACATCAGCTTCATCCTGCCTCTTACATTGAGCACAGAATCCATGAGGTCCATGCTAGCTAGAGGCTGGCCCATATCCAATTCAACCGTATACATTGGCTTCATTTCCACTTTAATTTGGATATGTATCTTCATGACACTCTCGATactgttaattaaattcaagAAAGGATAG
- the LOC116424038 gene encoding oxaloacetate tautomerase FAHD2A, mitochondrial isoform X1, giving the protein MPYRGKLRLLSRACFAFRNSCADKSNTHLAASVLVRNFSVSGALDMRFVQFVSKNGGPQHLGVQLKQGGDIIAVSAVDSRIPNSLKKFLEGGDDLLKKAKSDDDVDLWTMIERIVAEGRSVIPEAEVKFLAPVTRMDKLACVGLNYSGHCKEQGLSPPETPVVFSKFPSNIIGPRDNITLPSISDKVDWEAELAIVIGKKCKGLKNDEGEDCIFGYTVAQDITARDWQKSKRNGGQFLLGKAMDTFCPLGPAVVTKESICDINNLSVKTWVNGTIKQEGNTSELIIKPHEIVAYISQFMTLLPGDVILTGTPAGVGFTRNPPEFLQRGDVLETEIESLGRMRNKVL; this is encoded by the exons ATGCCTTATCGCGGCAAGTTACGATTGCTTAGTAGAGCCTGCTTCGCGTTCAGGAACTCTTGTGCCGACAAGAGCAACACTCATCTCGCTGCTAGCGTTCTCGTCAGGAATTTCTCTGTAAGCGGTGCACTCGACATGAG GTTCGTGCAATTCGTAAGCAAGAATGGAGGACCCCAGCACCTAGGGGTGCAACTCAAACAGGGTGGAGACATAATCGCCGTGTCCGCGGTCGACTCGCGGATCCCAAATTCATTGAAGAAATTCCTCGAAGGAGGCGATGATCTTCTGAAGAAGGCCAAAAG CGATGACGATGTCGACCTGTGGACCATGATAGAGAG aatcGTGGCTGAGGGTCGCAGCGTCATACCGGAAGCGGAGGTGAAGTTTCTGGCACCGGTAACGCGGATGGACAAGTTGGCATGCGTCGGCCTGAACTACAGCGGTCATTGCAAGGAGCAAGGCTTGTCGCCGCCAGAGACACCCGTAGTTTTCAGCAAATTCCCCAGCAACATCATCGGCCCGCGCGATAACATCACGCTACCCTCGATCTCGGAC AAAGTCGACTGGGAGGCCGAGCTCGCGATAGTAATCGGGAAAAAGTGTAAGGGGCTGAAAAATGACGAAGGCGAGGATTGTATTTTCGGTTATACAGTGGCGCAGGATATCACGGCGCGGGACTGGCAAAAGTCGAAGAGAAACGGCGGCCAGTTTCTCCTCGGCAAAGCCATGGACACATTTTGCCCGCTGGGGCCGGCAGTGGTCACCAAGGAGTCGATATGCGACATCAACAATCTGTCCGTGAAAACATGGGTGAACGGCACGATAAAACAAGAAGGGAACACTAGCGAACTGATCATCAAGCCCCATGAGATCGTCGCCTACATTTCGCA GTTTATGACTCTGCTGCCAGGAGACGTGATTTTAACCGGTACACCGGCTGGCGTGGGATTCACCCGTAACCCACCGGAGTTCTTGCAG CGTGGAGATGTACTAGAGACGGAGATAGAGAGCTTGGGACGCATGAGGAATAAAGTTCTCTGA
- the LOC116424038 gene encoding oxaloacetate tautomerase FAHD2A, mitochondrial isoform X2, protein MPYRGKLRLLSRACFAFRNSCADKSNTHLAASVLVRNFSVSGALDMRFVQFVSKNGGPQHLGVQLKQGGDIIAVSAVDSRIPNSLKKFLEGGDDLLKKAKRIVAEGRSVIPEAEVKFLAPVTRMDKLACVGLNYSGHCKEQGLSPPETPVVFSKFPSNIIGPRDNITLPSISDKVDWEAELAIVIGKKCKGLKNDEGEDCIFGYTVAQDITARDWQKSKRNGGQFLLGKAMDTFCPLGPAVVTKESICDINNLSVKTWVNGTIKQEGNTSELIIKPHEIVAYISQFMTLLPGDVILTGTPAGVGFTRNPPEFLQRGDVLETEIESLGRMRNKVL, encoded by the exons ATGCCTTATCGCGGCAAGTTACGATTGCTTAGTAGAGCCTGCTTCGCGTTCAGGAACTCTTGTGCCGACAAGAGCAACACTCATCTCGCTGCTAGCGTTCTCGTCAGGAATTTCTCTGTAAGCGGTGCACTCGACATGAG GTTCGTGCAATTCGTAAGCAAGAATGGAGGACCCCAGCACCTAGGGGTGCAACTCAAACAGGGTGGAGACATAATCGCCGTGTCCGCGGTCGACTCGCGGATCCCAAATTCATTGAAGAAATTCCTCGAAGGAGGCGATGATCTTCTGAAGAAGGCCAAAAG aatcGTGGCTGAGGGTCGCAGCGTCATACCGGAAGCGGAGGTGAAGTTTCTGGCACCGGTAACGCGGATGGACAAGTTGGCATGCGTCGGCCTGAACTACAGCGGTCATTGCAAGGAGCAAGGCTTGTCGCCGCCAGAGACACCCGTAGTTTTCAGCAAATTCCCCAGCAACATCATCGGCCCGCGCGATAACATCACGCTACCCTCGATCTCGGAC AAAGTCGACTGGGAGGCCGAGCTCGCGATAGTAATCGGGAAAAAGTGTAAGGGGCTGAAAAATGACGAAGGCGAGGATTGTATTTTCGGTTATACAGTGGCGCAGGATATCACGGCGCGGGACTGGCAAAAGTCGAAGAGAAACGGCGGCCAGTTTCTCCTCGGCAAAGCCATGGACACATTTTGCCCGCTGGGGCCGGCAGTGGTCACCAAGGAGTCGATATGCGACATCAACAATCTGTCCGTGAAAACATGGGTGAACGGCACGATAAAACAAGAAGGGAACACTAGCGAACTGATCATCAAGCCCCATGAGATCGTCGCCTACATTTCGCA GTTTATGACTCTGCTGCCAGGAGACGTGATTTTAACCGGTACACCGGCTGGCGTGGGATTCACCCGTAACCCACCGGAGTTCTTGCAG CGTGGAGATGTACTAGAGACGGAGATAGAGAGCTTGGGACGCATGAGGAATAAAGTTCTCTGA
- the mRpL35 gene encoding mitochondrial ribosomal protein L35 translates to MLRIASTAIRGIVGRSNVANLTNSVVLKRYPFIQNVQERYFGALSSITSTWNNVGNIKSQTLLCESSVNNVIPSTILPTLTPARTVIKFSRKKGKRKTVTAVIKRFYRLNWGIWIRTRASRHSKLWCKPQNRKRRLRQHVFVNATQSTLLDKMVTKYWRRPHYYVDDPYTPYHTREEFPYTRMKPVP, encoded by the exons ATGTTGCGTATTGCTAGTACCGCGATTCGAG GAATTGTTGGTCGCAGCAATGTTGCTAATTTAACAAATTCTGTGGTTTTGAAACGGTACCCGTTTATTCAAAATGTGCAAGAAAGATATTTCGGAGCTCTTTCTTCCATTACCAGCACATGGAACAATGTTGGCAACATTAAGTCACAAACATTGTTATG tGAAAGCTCTGTAAACAATGTTATTCCTTCAACAATCTTACCTACACTAACACCTGCAAGGACAGTTATAAAATTCTCtaggaagaaagggaaaaggaaaaccGTGACGGCTGTAATTAAACGATTCTATAGATTGAATTG GGGTATATGGATCAGAACACGTGCTTCACGTCACTCAAAACTTTGGTGCAAGCCACAGAACAGAAAACGCAGACTGAGACAACACGTTTTTGTTAACGCAACACAATCTACTTTATTGGATAAGATGGTAACAAAGTATTGGAGAAGACCACATTATTATGTAGATGACCCCTATACTCCATATCATACGCGTGAAGAATTCCCTTACACAAGGATGAAACCAGTACCTTAA